The following proteins come from a genomic window of Nostoc sp. ATCC 53789:
- a CDS encoding polyketide synthase translates to MSEIVTLSCLEDGICQINLNDPKNDNRLTDELVDNLLKTLAECSKTPHLKVLLLTGLPNVFCGGASLDVLQKLLRGDTEVKDLLLPAQLLRFPVPIIAAMEGHAVGGGLLIALCCDVIVAAEESRYGVNFAGLGFTPGMGTTSLLSLLVGPLFAHEMILTAKLYKGRELHGRRLFNDVVPKQRVMEAAMDIARNIAEKPKHVLEMLKDTLALPRQRALQEAMSREHLMHTVCFNHPDTQSIVKDMYIS, encoded by the coding sequence ATGTCTGAAATTGTAACTCTTTCATGTTTAGAAGATGGAATTTGTCAAATCAACTTAAACGACCCAAAAAACGATAATCGACTCACAGATGAGTTAGTTGATAATTTATTAAAAACATTAGCAGAATGCTCCAAAACTCCTCATTTAAAGGTACTATTACTAACAGGACTTCCTAATGTTTTTTGTGGTGGTGCTAGCTTAGATGTACTGCAAAAATTACTGCGTGGTGACACAGAAGTTAAAGACCTCTTACTACCAGCACAACTATTACGCTTTCCCGTTCCCATAATTGCAGCAATGGAAGGACACGCGGTAGGAGGCGGATTATTAATTGCCTTATGTTGCGATGTAATTGTAGCAGCAGAAGAAAGTCGCTATGGCGTGAATTTTGCTGGATTAGGATTTACCCCTGGAATGGGAACAACATCTTTACTTTCATTATTAGTTGGGCCATTATTTGCCCATGAAATGATCCTCACTGCCAAACTTTACAAAGGTAGAGAACTACACGGAAGGAGACTATTTAATGATGTCGTTCCCAAACAAAGAGTAATGGAAGCAGCGATGGATATTGCCCGCAACATTGCCGAAAAACCCAAGCACGTATTAGAAATGCTCAAGGATACTTTAGCACTTCCCCGCCAACGTGCTTTACAAGAGGCTATGTCCCGCGAACATCTAATGCATACTGTATGTTTTAATCATCCAGATACCCAATCTATTGTCAAAGATATGTATATTTCCTAA
- a CDS encoding type I polyketide synthase, with protein MNNIKQQKKEALALPAVGIAVIGMGCRFPGAKNPAAFWQMLRDGMNAITQVPANRWSVDDLYDPDLATPGTMNSRWGGFLENVDQFDAKFFGISPGEAASTDPQQRLLLEVAWETLENAGLNPQQVSGSQTGVYIGIGSNDYANVCFEDLTQLNAYFVTGNALCTTVNRLSYFFGWQGPSLALDTGCSSSLVAIHLACQSLQTREIDQALVGAVNLILSPKANIGLSQAWMMTSDNCCKSFDAAADGYVRGEGCGLVLLKRLEDAIRDEDQILGIIRGSAVNQNGFGKNLTAPNQLAQQSVISQALANAGVEPQQISYIEAHGVGTPLADVTEASALKAVLRPEGDSLPCFLSSVKTNIGHLEPAAGIAALIKVLLCFQHQEIPPHLHFQTLNPDIGDDFPFIIPTTASPWELNDTPRLAGINSFGLGGTNAHLVLEEPPLERAGEQGSRGAGGQGGRGAGEQGGRGAGEQRSRGGENTIERPLHLLTLSANSEKALRELASLYNTHIAKSINIALPDICYSANVGRAALKHRLAIPADTLEGLQQELSAFASEQEAGEWFYGQQNSTKVGFLFTGQGTQYIDMGRQLYDTQPVFREVLERCDRLLTPHLNKSLLSILYPESGSKLLLHETVYTQPALFALEFALAEMWRSWGIKPHCVMGYSLGEYVAACVAGVLSLEDALILVAKRGQLMQQLPQNGAMAWVYTSINKVTEVLLTYQHQVGIAAIHGQEEILIAGESQAVQRILQQLKSEGIAFLKLKINQAFHSPAVEPILDAMEELAATFTYNPPQMNWVSSVTGKLVEAIAPQHWRNHLRDTLQFSTAVDTLIAQGCNLLLELGPSSTLTEAGKRYRPQSEEIWLSSLTEGFEDWQQVLSTLSALYVQGADVNWAGFDRYYQHQRLELPTYPFQRKRHWIDARTQRPEINFVETQNSASPLWENLNLEEMSASSSPSELGGVKGKGEEGKVSNPLPLNPYPLPSHHAAFLGWQTTSQRWEKLQAYVQTEVATVLGLEPTEKLDPNEGFATLGMKSLMAIELKNRIQTQLGHSYSLAATLAFDYPTIATLTEYLGREVLGLDSPSTNHENLPHSCKDAINRVSTEDIAIIGMGCRFPGGANNPEQFWQILQKGIDAITEIPSQRWNLDNYFDSEPETPGKMYTRHGGFIADIDQFDAQFFGISPREAISLDPQQRILLEVSWEALENAAVAPQNLVGSQTGVFIGLISNEYMQLQIQHKDPETIDAYYGTGGIGSAAAGRISHSLGLRGPSLVVDTACSSSLVSIHLAVQSLRGGECNLALAGGVNLILLPETNIFLSKSKAVAADGRCKTFDASANGFVRGEGCGVVVLKRLSEALADNDPILAVIRGSAVNHDGRSSGFTVPSTTAQQELLHQALANANVEAQQVSYIEAHGTGTSLGDPIEVSALASVLCAGRSFEQPLVISSVKTNIGHLEAAAGVAGLMKVVLALQHQEIPPHLHLQQPNPMIAWEQLPLSIPTSGQSWVVKDSARIGGVSSFGMSGTNAHVIVQEAPLEKAGGAGEQGSRGAGEQGSRGAGGAGEQGSRGAGEQGRRNYN; from the coding sequence ATGAACAACATTAAACAACAAAAAAAGGAAGCGTTGGCTTTGCCCGCCGTAGGCATCGCTGTTATTGGTATGGGATGCCGATTTCCTGGGGCGAAAAATCCTGCTGCTTTCTGGCAAATGCTGCGGGATGGGATGAATGCTATTACACAAGTTCCCGCCAATCGTTGGTCAGTGGATGACCTCTACGACCCCGATTTGGCGACCCCTGGAACGATGAATAGCCGTTGGGGAGGGTTTCTGGAAAATGTAGACCAGTTTGATGCTAAATTCTTCGGCATTTCTCCCGGTGAAGCCGCAAGTACAGACCCGCAGCAGCGTTTGTTGCTAGAGGTAGCTTGGGAGACTTTAGAAAATGCTGGTTTAAATCCGCAACAAGTTTCAGGGAGTCAAACAGGAGTATACATAGGCATTGGTAGCAACGATTATGCCAATGTTTGCTTTGAGGATTTGACTCAACTAAATGCTTATTTTGTGACAGGCAATGCCCTCTGTACAACAGTAAATCGCCTGTCTTACTTCTTTGGTTGGCAAGGGCCGAGTTTAGCATTAGATACTGGCTGTTCTTCATCCTTGGTTGCCATCCATCTTGCCTGTCAAAGTCTGCAAACAAGAGAAATTGACCAAGCTTTGGTAGGGGCTGTTAACCTGATTTTGTCACCCAAAGCTAACATCGGATTATCCCAAGCTTGGATGATGACATCAGATAATTGTTGCAAAAGTTTTGATGCTGCTGCTGATGGTTACGTGCGGGGTGAAGGTTGCGGTTTAGTTTTGCTCAAGCGTCTAGAAGATGCCATTAGGGACGAAGACCAGATTTTAGGAATTATCCGGGGTTCAGCCGTTAATCAAAATGGCTTTGGGAAAAACTTGACCGCACCCAATCAACTAGCACAGCAGTCAGTTATCAGTCAGGCGTTGGCAAATGCTGGAGTTGAACCACAACAAATTAGCTATATTGAAGCCCACGGAGTCGGCACACCCTTGGCTGATGTCACAGAAGCCAGCGCCCTCAAGGCAGTTTTGCGACCAGAGGGGGATAGTTTACCGTGTTTTCTCAGTTCCGTCAAAACCAACATTGGACATTTAGAACCGGCTGCGGGAATTGCTGCTTTAATTAAAGTTTTATTGTGTTTCCAACATCAAGAAATTCCACCACACCTGCATTTTCAAACCCTAAATCCAGACATTGGGGATGATTTTCCCTTTATTATTCCCACCACAGCAAGTCCTTGGGAATTGAACGATACACCTCGTTTGGCTGGAATCAATTCCTTTGGTTTGGGGGGAACTAATGCTCATCTTGTTTTAGAAGAACCACCATTGGAGAGAGCAGGGGAGCAGGGGAGCAGGGGAGCAGGGGGGCAGGGGGGCAGGGGAGCAGGGGAGCAGGGGGGCAGAGGAGCAGGGGAGCAGAGGAGCAGAGGAGGAGAAAATACAATTGAGCGTCCGTTACATTTGTTGACGCTATCAGCTAACAGTGAAAAGGCATTACGAGAATTAGCTAGTCTTTACAATACACATATTGCTAAATCTATCAATATTGCCCTGCCGGATATTTGCTACTCGGCGAATGTAGGTAGAGCAGCATTGAAACACCGCTTGGCTATCCCGGCGGATACATTGGAGGGCTTGCAACAAGAATTATCAGCCTTCGCCAGTGAACAAGAGGCGGGAGAATGGTTTTATGGTCAACAGAACTCTACTAAAGTTGGATTCTTGTTTACAGGACAGGGAACGCAATACATTGATATGGGTCGTCAACTCTACGATACACAACCTGTATTTCGTGAGGTGCTAGAACGTTGCGATCGCCTACTCACCCCTCATTTAAATAAGTCTTTATTATCAATACTCTATCCTGAATCTGGTAGCAAACTATTACTACACGAAACCGTCTACACCCAACCTGCTTTGTTTGCCCTAGAGTTCGCCTTAGCAGAAATGTGGCGTTCCTGGGGAATCAAGCCGCATTGTGTTATGGGCTATAGCTTAGGTGAATATGTCGCTGCTTGTGTTGCAGGTGTTCTCAGCTTGGAAGATGCCTTAATTTTAGTGGCAAAGCGGGGACAACTGATGCAGCAGTTACCGCAAAATGGGGCTATGGCTTGGGTATATACCTCAATAAATAAGGTAACAGAAGTACTATTAACCTATCAGCATCAGGTTGGTATCGCTGCCATCCACGGCCAAGAAGAAATCTTGATTGCTGGTGAAAGTCAGGCTGTGCAGCGAATTCTCCAACAGTTGAAAAGTGAGGGCATAGCTTTTCTCAAGCTGAAGATAAATCAAGCTTTTCACTCTCCAGCCGTCGAGCCAATATTGGATGCAATGGAGGAACTGGCCGCCACATTCACCTACAACCCACCCCAGATGAATTGGGTTTCTAGTGTGACTGGAAAATTAGTGGAGGCGATCGCACCTCAACATTGGCGCAATCATCTACGAGATACATTACAATTTTCAACGGCAGTTGATACCCTAATTGCTCAAGGTTGTAACCTGCTTCTGGAATTAGGGCCGAGTTCGACCTTAACGGAAGCAGGTAAGCGATATCGACCCCAAAGCGAGGAGATTTGGTTATCTTCCCTGACAGAAGGATTTGAGGATTGGCAGCAGGTATTATCAACACTGAGTGCCTTGTATGTACAGGGAGCAGATGTTAACTGGGCAGGATTTGACCGCTATTACCAACACCAACGCCTAGAACTACCAACTTACCCTTTCCAAAGAAAGCGCCATTGGATAGACGCAAGAACGCAAAGACCGGAGATAAATTTTGTAGAGACGCAAAATTCAGCATCTCCACTGTGGGAAAACTTGAATTTAGAGGAGATGTCAGCTAGTAGTTCGCCAAGTGAACTTGGCGGGGTAAAGGGTAAAGGGGAAGAGGGAAAGGTTTCAAATCCCTTACCCCTTAACCCTTACCCTTTACCCAGCCATCACGCAGCATTTTTGGGTTGGCAGACTACTAGTCAGCGTTGGGAAAAACTGCAAGCCTACGTGCAAACTGAGGTAGCAACTGTTCTGGGACTGGAACCAACAGAGAAACTCGACCCAAACGAGGGATTTGCTACCTTGGGGATGAAATCTCTGATGGCAATTGAGTTAAAAAACCGCATTCAAACGCAACTAGGACATTCTTATTCTCTAGCCGCTACCTTGGCATTTGATTATCCCACAATTGCCACGCTCACAGAATATTTGGGTAGGGAAGTCTTGGGTTTAGATTCTCCCTCCACGAACCATGAAAACCTCCCGCACTCTTGTAAAGACGCGATTAATCGCGTCTCTACTGAAGATATCGCCATTATTGGTATGGGTTGTCGCTTTCCTGGAGGCGCAAATAATCCCGAACAGTTCTGGCAAATCCTCCAAAAAGGTATCGATGCTATTACAGAAATTCCCTCGCAACGCTGGAACTTAGATAATTACTTTGACTCAGAACCAGAAACACCAGGTAAAATGTACACCCGTCACGGGGGATTTATTGCAGACATTGACCAATTTGACGCGCAGTTTTTCGGTATCAGTCCCCGTGAAGCCATCAGCCTCGACCCACAACAACGCATATTGTTAGAAGTAAGTTGGGAAGCTTTAGAAAATGCGGCTGTTGCACCACAGAATCTTGTCGGAAGTCAGACAGGTGTGTTCATTGGTCTGATTTCCAACGAGTATATGCAACTGCAAATTCAGCACAAAGACCCAGAAACAATTGATGCTTATTACGGTACAGGCGGTATTGGTAGTGCGGCGGCGGGAAGGATATCTCATAGCTTGGGGCTGCGCGGGCCTAGTTTGGTTGTGGATACTGCTTGCTCGTCCTCGCTGGTTAGCATTCATTTAGCAGTTCAAAGCCTGCGGGGTGGAGAGTGCAATTTAGCATTGGCGGGTGGCGTAAACTTGATACTTCTACCGGAGACGAATATTTTCTTATCAAAATCCAAGGCTGTAGCTGCCGATGGACGCTGTAAAACCTTTGATGCTTCAGCTAATGGCTTTGTTCGAGGAGAGGGATGTGGTGTAGTTGTCCTGAAACGACTCTCTGAAGCTTTAGCTGATAATGACCCAATTTTGGCAGTAATTCGGGGTTCGGCAGTGAATCATGATGGACGTAGCAGTGGTTTTACCGTCCCCAGTACAACAGCGCAACAAGAATTGTTACATCAAGCATTAGCTAACGCCAATGTAGAAGCCCAGCAGGTGAGTTATATCGAAGCTCATGGGACTGGCACATCCTTGGGAGATCCGATTGAGGTTAGTGCATTAGCATCTGTACTCTGTGCAGGACGTTCTTTTGAACAGCCACTAGTAATTAGTTCTGTGAAAACTAACATTGGTCATTTGGAAGCGGCGGCTGGGGTAGCGGGTTTGATGAAGGTTGTTTTGGCTCTACAGCATCAAGAAATTCCGCCACACCTGCACTTGCAACAACCTAATCCGATGATTGCTTGGGAGCAATTGCCATTGAGTATCCCTACATCTGGGCAATCTTGGGTAGTTAAGGACTCGGCGAGGATTGGTGGGGTGAGTTCTTTCGGGATGAGTGGTACTAATGCTCATGTGATTGTACAAGAAGCACCTTTGGAGAAAGCAGGGGGAGCAGGGGAGCAGGGGAGCAGAGGAGCGGGGGAGCAGGGGAGCAGGGGAGCGGGGGGGGCAGGGGAGCAGGGGAGCAGGGGAGCAGGGGAGCAGGGGAGAAGAAATTACAATTGA
- a CDS encoding phosphopantetheine-binding protein, with amino-acid sequence MVQQTVEQQVLNVVTKHMRLNIEGLENANIDPTKSMRDLGATSLDAVEIASASMRELKVKVPRTKLGSVKNIQELVDLLAEIKIQQG; translated from the coding sequence ATGGTGCAACAAACAGTTGAGCAACAAGTCCTGAATGTAGTTACCAAACACATGCGCTTGAACATCGAAGGTTTGGAAAATGCAAACATCGACCCAACAAAGTCAATGCGCGATTTGGGTGCTACCAGTTTAGATGCAGTAGAGATTGCCTCAGCTTCGATGAGAGAGTTAAAAGTGAAAGTTCCTAGAACCAAACTCGGCAGTGTTAAGAACATTCAAGAACTTGTAGACTTACTTGCTGAAATCAAGATACAGCAAGGGTGA
- a CDS encoding hydroxymethylglutaryl-CoA synthase gives MQRVGIEKINLYSGRFCADALELANLQGKDLDYVSKQVKVKTRSVIPAYEDTVTLSVNAAKRLLSPEDARDIELLIVATESAVDFGKPVSTWVHRYCNLPPNCRSFELKHACYGLTAAVKTAAMWLQGGLTPGKKALVIGCDYSRPHLDDRDNFIGGGAAIAMLISTDPKVFEIDLHPAGFWTDEISDTFRPTARVEIGDNQTSLYSYLDALEASYTHYEKLVGGVDYDKDFQKHIYHTPFPGMPLQAHRTLLSLFDVNDSKIYEENYQKKVQEGIYFAQQVGSTYGSSTFLCLLSLLHHAQDLHAGDRISIFAYGSGCQGEFYRGTVSPGAIEYIRSLDIDRHLQERLPLSLMEYELLEYAREKYIDAPDYQPKRDSFQEAYDKLYAGQELLVLKQVKNYYRQYEWS, from the coding sequence ATGCAACGAGTAGGAATCGAGAAAATTAATTTATACTCTGGGCGTTTCTGTGCTGATGCCCTGGAATTAGCTAATTTACAAGGTAAAGATTTGGATTACGTATCTAAACAAGTAAAAGTAAAGACACGTTCTGTAATTCCTGCCTACGAGGATACAGTTACCTTATCGGTGAATGCAGCCAAACGGCTCCTTTCCCCAGAAGATGCGCGGGATATCGAACTGTTGATTGTGGCGACAGAATCGGCTGTGGATTTTGGCAAACCTGTATCTACTTGGGTACATCGGTATTGTAATTTACCTCCTAATTGCCGCAGCTTTGAACTCAAACACGCCTGCTACGGGTTGACAGCAGCCGTCAAAACAGCCGCAATGTGGCTGCAAGGAGGACTCACCCCTGGTAAAAAGGCATTAGTTATCGGCTGTGACTATAGCCGTCCCCACCTTGATGACCGTGATAATTTTATTGGCGGTGGTGCGGCTATTGCCATGCTGATTAGTACCGACCCCAAGGTATTTGAAATTGACTTGCATCCCGCAGGCTTTTGGACTGATGAAATTTCTGATACCTTCCGTCCGACTGCGAGAGTCGAAATTGGCGACAATCAAACCAGTCTTTACTCTTACTTAGACGCTTTGGAAGCCTCTTACACCCACTACGAAAAACTTGTGGGGGGAGTAGATTATGACAAAGATTTCCAAAAGCATATTTATCACACACCCTTTCCGGGAATGCCCTTACAAGCGCATCGGACTTTGCTGAGTTTATTTGACGTTAACGACTCGAAAATCTATGAGGAGAATTATCAAAAGAAGGTACAGGAAGGGATTTACTTCGCCCAGCAGGTAGGTAGTACTTATGGTTCATCTACTTTCTTGTGTTTGCTGAGTTTGTTACATCATGCCCAGGATTTACACGCAGGTGATCGCATTTCGATTTTTGCCTATGGTTCTGGTTGTCAAGGTGAATTTTATCGCGGTACTGTCAGTCCGGGAGCAATTGAATACATCCGTTCTTTGGATATTGACCGTCATTTGCAAGAACGTTTGCCATTATCTCTGATGGAATACGAACTTTTAGAATATGCACGAGAAAAATATATTGATGCGCCTGATTATCAGCCCAAAAGAGACAGTTTCCAAGAAGCTTATGACAAACTCTATGCCGGACAGGAACTGCTGGTATTAAAACAGGTAAAAAATTACTACAGGCAATACGAATGGAGCTAA
- a CDS encoding enoyl-CoA hydratase/isomerase family protein, producing the protein MELKLKAIEYQIDSGVAHITLSAPEAGNALNGEMLAQFYQALQNAIADPTCRVIVISSIGADFCTGMDFNAIFANGSRPNLGPLQAFRDCLLLIYSSPKPVITCVTGNVTGGGVGIVAASDIVLAEENVLFMLSEVLVGMIPAVITPFLLCRLSSSQVKYLTLSSRGIDGNEAKNWGLVDEIASDGMNDTLNRQIQRLFYSSPEAIAESKQYFDTFIGQDLRHQTEFAMQRLQKWLEQPKITTAIHQFSEGYSPPWFQKYRRNSTNYPK; encoded by the coding sequence ATGGAGCTAAAGTTAAAAGCAATTGAGTATCAAATAGATTCAGGAGTCGCTCACATCACATTATCAGCGCCAGAAGCTGGTAATGCCTTAAACGGCGAGATGTTGGCACAGTTTTATCAAGCTTTGCAAAATGCGATCGCTGACCCAACTTGTCGAGTTATTGTAATTTCTAGTATAGGTGCTGACTTTTGTACAGGGATGGACTTTAACGCCATCTTTGCCAATGGTTCCCGTCCTAATTTAGGGCCACTGCAAGCCTTTCGTGATTGCCTGTTACTAATTTATAGTTCTCCTAAACCAGTCATCACCTGTGTGACAGGTAATGTTACAGGTGGTGGTGTGGGTATAGTCGCCGCCTCCGACATCGTACTCGCCGAGGAAAATGTCCTATTCATGCTGTCAGAAGTGCTAGTGGGGATGATTCCTGCTGTAATTACGCCCTTTTTATTGTGTCGTCTTTCCTCCTCCCAGGTGAAATATCTCACCCTTAGTTCTAGAGGTATTGATGGAAACGAAGCCAAAAATTGGGGACTGGTGGACGAAATCGCTAGTGATGGGATGAACGATACACTCAACCGCCAGATTCAACGTTTATTTTATTCTTCACCGGAAGCGATCGCTGAAAGCAAACAATATTTTGACACATTTATCGGTCAAGATTTGCGACACCAAACCGAATTCGCCATGCAACGCCTACAGAAATGGTTAGAACAACCCAAAATTACCACAGCCATCCATCAGTTTAGTGAAGGCTATTCACCACCCTGGTTTCAAAAATATAGGAGGAATAGCACTAATTATCCAAAATAA